In the genome of Halalkalicoccus subterraneus, one region contains:
- a CDS encoding DUF1616 domain-containing protein, whose amino-acid sequence MQSDRGWWLILPRPVRRLPADLAAVIVLTLLTVLAVFLPIVRETSLRVLFGLPFVLFLPGYAFIAALFPERGSVPTDEETVSRGGGIDPIERVALAFGTSIAIVPLLGLILNFTPWGLRLTPIVLSVSAFTIGCTIVGAVRRWELEPEKQFSVPYQEWLVAGRAELFEPDDRIDAALTVGLVLALLLAVGSVGFAVAYPQPGESFSEFYLLTENEDGDRVADNYPEEFVQGEPQSLIVGIGNNEHETVDYSVVVQLERVEGEGNQSEVVEREELDRFGTTLEHNETYQESQTVTPTMAGEELRLNFLLYTGEIPAQPTRENAYRETHLWIDVE is encoded by the coding sequence ATGCAATCGGATCGGGGCTGGTGGTTGATTTTGCCGCGGCCAGTCCGCCGGCTTCCAGCCGATCTCGCGGCCGTGATCGTCCTGACGCTGCTGACGGTGCTTGCGGTGTTCCTGCCGATCGTTCGCGAGACGTCCCTTCGCGTTCTCTTCGGATTGCCGTTCGTGCTCTTCCTTCCCGGCTACGCGTTCATCGCCGCGTTGTTCCCCGAACGAGGGAGTGTACCGACCGACGAAGAAACCGTAAGCAGGGGTGGAGGGATCGATCCGATCGAGCGGGTCGCGCTCGCCTTCGGGACCAGTATCGCGATCGTCCCCCTGCTGGGATTGATTTTGAACTTCACGCCATGGGGACTCCGGCTGACACCGATCGTTCTGAGCGTAAGCGCGTTCACGATCGGGTGTACTATCGTAGGCGCTGTTCGACGATGGGAGTTAGAGCCCGAGAAGCAATTCTCGGTGCCGTATCAGGAGTGGCTCGTCGCTGGGCGTGCGGAGCTCTTCGAACCTGACGATCGAATCGATGCTGCACTGACCGTGGGGCTCGTTTTGGCGTTGTTGCTCGCGGTCGGCAGTGTGGGTTTTGCCGTCGCCTACCCACAGCCCGGCGAATCGTTCTCCGAGTTCTATCTGCTGACTGAGAACGAAGACGGCGACCGCGTCGCTGATAACTACCCGGAGGAGTTTGTACAGGGCGAGCCCCAGTCGCTGATCGTCGGGATCGGGAACAACGAACACGAGACGGTTGACTATTCAGTGGTGGTCCAGCTCGAACGGGTCGAAGGGGAGGGCAACCAATCCGAGGTGGTCGAACGCGAGGAGCTCGACCGGTTCGGAACGACCCTTGAACACAACGAAACCTATCAGGAGTCCCAGACGGTGACGCCGACGATGGCCGGTGAGGAACTCCGGCTGAACTTCTTGCTGTATACGGGAGAGATACCCGCTCAACCGACCCGCGAGAACGCCTATCGGGAGACCCATCTCTGGATTGACGTCGAGTAA